The genomic DNA atgtgttacgcgaggagacaggaatttatttctctgacaaatgattttgtcattgtagtgtaacatgaagtttatttgggaaggcaacaatatttccttaagttcctggttaatccaatttattgctaccacTTACTAGTGAGAAGAttttttacatgaaactcacgctttttgcgaattttgagtgtcatggaattacatcatttgcgtaaCAATATATCTCTTTACTCTAgcacaaaaacattcagatagtaacaaaattttgatttattaaccattttttctgcttttgtgcttgtcagcattgtgatttgcgatattTCGCAAGTCTTtatttgtatctcatagatgttcagattttcaattatatggccgctcaacctcgcgattgtgtaaatagttcaccctgaagtcataatagatacgtttctcaggaaccagACAAGGCTTCCTaacacgacagatgaaatgtaaatattcagttaaatattacaacaaaattaaaaagccaaagacggaagtttcttggcaaaagtacgttgttttactctgaaaacgacgaacgattaacattctttcccgtagttcattcagttgacacaaggtgaaagcttaaaaaactaaaagacctcaaaatgggacaggatattacaaaataattaaaggtgtgaacgtgtgacCCAAAGGGCCTCGCTGGCGCGAaatgtgggtgaccctcaaatggtcttaatgaccccccacttgaaaaaattaactggaaccctgcagttcaataccacccaattcagtgcattctgtttttgtgtaacacgtaccacaggcaacccagtgtacgcttttctAGAGCGTcttgttttatttaattttctaatCAGTTTCAAAGGCAGAAGAGGTTGGTTTCCGTCGTTATAAGCTTTTTTGGCGTAACAAAAGTTTAATTCTGACCGAAGAGAAACAGGTAAGTTTCTTAGAGCTGTAACTCACTCGGTGGTAACGTTTTTGTATAAATTTCCTAAACTATAGGCAACGATCATTTTTTCAAGGCAATTTTTTAGCTACACATAGTACGAAGCCGAGCGACTATCGCAGCCATTTAGCATAGACTAAGCGTATCACCGACGGTACATTTAGAATAGGTCACCAAAATGGGGGGTCTACCGCAAAATTCACACAAAAACGAAACCGTCAGTAACTAACAGGGAATACTGACTTGCGTAGTCAGACTGAAAGGTTACCGTTTCTAAAAATACGGAAGCAAAGTTAAGTTTTGCATAGGTCTAAATATTCCATCGAACTCACCTGTTGAAAAATGTTCACGGCAAAAGTCACTCTAGTGAATGAACTGGTGGTATGGCCACATTCAAATCTAATATTTATACCCTCACGAGGAGAAAAGCAGGAACTTACTAATGGGGATGATTGATAATCCGCTTGTCAACAAGGCACTTGACAATGTACTTCCTTGACACTTTTGCCAATTGCCTGCGGCAGCGTAAACATTTGAAAACGTGTTTCCGTTGGCTCAAATCATCATTGATTAGTCCTCTGCCCCGTCTCTGCTTTAGAGTAAGAAAATGAAACACTCTTCAAGCAATTAAAAGCGTAACTTGTTTTTCGATATCATTGATATGGCTTTCCTGTTTCGAATGCTGCGGCTCATCCTCAATTGATGAACGATATAAAATGTGTCAATCGAAACAAGGAAGTTTTAATACTCCGGCAAAATTTTCATGAGTgcgaattttcaataaaattcgGCCTCGCAAAAGGCCATTCCAGGAAATCAACCGGCTCGTAttgtattctttaattttacacaaACAGCTTTGTAATCAAATCTGTTAATTTTTAAGTCTCCTTAATTTTACACTGCACAGCAGAAACTGAATTATCTACCAATGTTTGCATTCGGAAGATTAACACTTATCTCACCTACTGTGTTAGAAGTAATACAATTCAGATCAAATACATCTAATTGAGTCTACAAAATAACTGATCCATAATGGCGTAAGTACTATAGTAACTGGAAgtccatttttaaattttagtttgttcatTTTAAGTCTCAATTATTTTTGGAAACTGCTATGTTTGCATTGGGAAGAAAAACACTTGTCTAGTCTTATGTGTCAGAGGTAATGCAGTTCAAATCGAATATATCTAACTGAGcctatgaaataaaaatgccATCATAGCGTAAATACTATAGTAACTGCAAGTCGATTTTTTAGTCTTAGTCTGTTCATTTTAAGCCTCCCTAATTTTTGGAAACCGTAGAGCGGAAACTGAATTATATACCAGTGTTTGCAATGGGAAGAAAATCTTCTGTGTCAGAGGTAACATAGTTAAAATGGAATGTATCTAATTGAGTCTATAAAATAATAAAGCCCACCACGGCGTAAATACCTTCGCAGCTGCCAGTCGATTGTTTTTAGTCTGTTCGTtttaatcaaatgaaaccatgttgtctcgcagtgatgagcgcaaatttctattgcgttgagaagcctgaaaaattttcaggacttcaacgggatttgaacccgcgacctcgcgataccggtgcgatgctctaaccaactgagctatgaagctggtcacttctgagttcacaatttcccgtgataagtaattatgagtgaaagatatatatgagatacatcatatattgcactgcgggtatgaaatcaaatgaaaccatgttgtctcgcagtgatgagcgcaaatttctattgcgtcgagaagcctgaaaatttttcaggattTCAGGACTTCGTTTAAAGTCACCTTCTTTTTGGAGATCGTGAAGCGGAAGACAAATTATCTACCAATATTTGCAATGGGAAGAAAAACAACTGTCTAATCTTCTGTGTTAGAGGGGATACGGCTCAAATCAAATATATCTAATTTTAGctataaaatagaaaaattaattCCCATCGTGACGTAATAGTTTAGTAACTGCTAGTCGGTTTTTATGTAATAATCAGGCGCGTGCCATATGATTTCTCAAATGGTCCTGCTGAGTCTAGTATGTTCAGACTCAAAAACAATGCAATGTAGTGTAATGTTATGTAACGAATGTAATGTAacgtaatgtaatgtaatgtaatgaaTGGCAATGTAATGTTATGTAATGTAATGTCATGCAATGTAATGCAAAGAAATATAATGTAATCATTATTGTAATGTAATATAATAAATTTATCAGGAAGTGATTTAAGTAAAGCGGGTTAGCCACTTGATGAAGTACTCTACTTTGCCTCTTTGGATTCGTTTCGCCACTACACGCTCAACTTCGTAGACACTTCGCTTTGCATTTGGTCGATATTTCGAACTGCGATCTAGATCTCGAAAGTCATCGAATAACGAGGCATAAAAGCCAGATGGGTTCCTAACGCGCTTCGACGTGCTGATCGTAACGAATTAACTGAATCGTTGAAATTATGCGCTTACTTTTTGATGTCAAAAAACGGATCcaaatttgaatattcatcgTGCAAATGAAAACTTGTTCCCAATGGGATTACTATTTTGGGTCACTCGCGGATAGACTAACCAGTAACGAAATTTGTTAATATTCCTACGCATAAACTAAACAAAGTGCGCTGTTACGAGGGTAAGCATGAAAATCAAAACCGAACGAGTGATCCAAAGCGGAACAAGACTGAATTAGTTGAATTTAAATAATTTCGCAACCAAGCGAATGCTCCCAAGGAGGCTTCAGCTTGCGTTTTGCTCTTACCGCCTCGTAAAAATGAAAATTCCGTTAACTGCTTTGTAAAACTGAAATCGGTCAACTAGGCAAAGTGCATGTAATGAAAATTATGAACGTTTAACTGCTTCCGGTCGGCTCCAAAGTGCCTGTAAATCAAAGAACGCAAGCCACTCAGTTGTCAGCACAGCTTAAAAACCTTGTTTTCTAAGTTTTGAAGAGCTCTCAGAGCTTGCGATGATGTCGAGAACCCGATTATTCCGTGCAAAAACGCGGCTGTACATTAAGATGGCATTGTTAAATTTCTGGACATCACTTCGCGCATCTATAATTTTGATTGACAGTGACTTGAGAGCAACTTCTCACACTTGAGATTTTGATTGACACCTTCTAATTTCAGGCGGAGCAACAGAGCAAgaaactgttaaccaatcacagtCAATCAGTTCTCAACTTGCTAATCTCTGATGCCCGGTCTTATGAATTTCGGCACTGCAAGTACATGTCGCCAAAGACAATAGCATTGTTGGCGATGCAGGTTCGCTGCTATCACCCATTAAAAGTATGGAGGCAGGATGCCCGAGCGGTTAGGGCGCTGAATTTTAACACGGTCACCCCTGGTTCAAATCTCCTTCTTGTCGGTTCAGTTCTTCGGTCATCCTTGTAAATAGTCAGTTgccttgcctccggccagttgcgATTCTTACCATATTATGCTTATTTGAgttatttgtttctgtatttTGTCGACCCCACTAGCCTTATTGGGGTCTCAAATGTAATAAAGGTCCTAAGTGTAATACAATTTCTCCCTAAATATAACAAAGCTCCTAAGCGGAATAACTTCTGGTCCTATGAGTAATACGTTTTGGCCCAAGATTTAAAAAGTCTTGAGCGTGATAAAACCTCACTATTTAACGGTTTGGCCTTTTACTTTCTTTATACAAAGGaagaaaatgttttaagttAATGGCGATTGCAATTAATGTTCCTTAATATTCAGATGCACAGAAGTCagtcacaataatattatttcactTTATCTTTAATGCGTGTCTtattttcaggggcacccagcgagaatatagttcaaaaccactaaaCATAGCactgttaaacgtattttagtatttaaacggtagatataggcatatttttatcccctaaaaattcattatctgttcggatttcctagctgaaagtctagtgaccttttcgaaaatttcagccagaaaaaaaggctcccgaaaattctaggtaacctttttagggtaaaaatccattaaaaatggccaattataccattttcagatgttcgaaaatcccaggacaggcaggcaagcaagaaattttacaacaaatcttccgaaaattctagatatcaaattgtcttccgaaccggatattttccgaaaattgacgttgggtgcccctgtatttTGCAGGCGTCAACATCATCAGACCTTgagttaattattaacaataGAAGGGATAAATTTCAACGAATGTCTTTTAAAACGTTTGGACACGTGAATCATTGAGTAAGTTCTGTTGAATATCCATCATCCCCGCCTCCTGTTCTCTTTCAAGCTACTTTTTATAAGAGCTTGTTAACATGGAAAGAGGCTTCCCGGCTCTCTTCAAAGAGATATTGCCACGTCGTGAACATTTTttaaggagttttttttttgggaaagatCAATATAGCGCAAAGAAACTCCCAAACATTTATGGCAAAATCTTCTTTGACGTAAAATGTTGATTGAAGTTTAAAGGTTTACAATTTCATACTTTTGCCCGATGCGAGAGAtaaaaatataacgaaaaaagGTGCTGGTAAACGCAGTTGAATTTTCCCGACTAACTCACAACGCAACAGTGTTTTGGAGATGTAATCTGATATTAAGCGCAAGTAAGGTTATGTAGATTACATTCACTCGCTCAAAAACTCCGTGTGGCGATGTGTAATTATCAACCACATGCATTGAGAAAAACCATCGTCCAGATTTCTTTCATGAATTATTTAATATACTTGTACCACATGGTTGGAGTCGGGGTGGGATATGAAGTAAACAATTATAACATGAGGATCTCTATGGAGTTAACTGTTGAACGGCAAGAAACTGGAAAAAACTAACCGTTAACCTTAAAAATTGAGGACCGGGAATAACCCgtggaccgggtataaaacgcgGACTGCGGACTGGGTACTATGAAACATGGACTGTGTTTTCAAAAACGGGAGTATAGAACAAAACTAGGTTTGCACTGGCCCAGATACAGATCTTAAAAAAAAGCCCTAGAGCACTCTTATTACGTGTCAAAATATTGTCACGTACTCAGAAATGCCCAGTTACAACATCGATTAGGCTAGAGAAAGTAAGAGTTGAAATATTATCTCAGAATTGCACTTTACTCTAtgaatttaaaaaggaaaagaattttatttaagtgtctggtcgttctagcgctggagaactaattgaggacactgtaaactggactcaacaattaacgcaagtCAAGTCAAACACTAGagtggaaaaattgttttgGAGAAGAACGAAAGCACTTTTGGCATAAACTTTAACTCTTCGTATATTACCATCTTTTTTATTAAAGTCCTCTGACTCTTGTTGTCGTAGTTCTAGCCAGGATGACCGGATGGATTCAACACACACGTAGAGTGTTTTGGCTCGTCATGCAATCCTTACTTCGAAAGTCTGCGTAAGAGTCTTCAGATAAAGTCGGTAGTGTTTACGCGTAAATCAGGACGTGGATTATAACAGTTgtcaagggcggatctaggggaggtgcactgggtgcacgtgcacccaCCAGGCGAAACGTGAAATTTAAGTTACCTTAAACTAAATTTAATCATTGATTAAATTTAAGTTTAAGGAGTTTAAGTTAACGTTTAAGTTTCTTAAATGGAAGTTTAAGTAAACCTTAGATTTGACTTAAACATACTTAAGGTTCAAATTTAATACAGGTTTAAGCATTATAAAAAACCTATCTAAAACACACGTTTAAGTGACTGCTTATTCCCCATTAAATGCGGCTGAAAAGCATATTTTGAAGTTTGTATTAAACAGATGTTTAAGTTGGGTAAACGCGTCCAACTCCAAGCTCGAAAGTCAAACTCGTACGACACTAAATAGCACCTCGATTAGTGCAAGTCACCTTTGATTAACTTGCAAATTCTAAGGCTTTGCGCAGTGCTATATTCGTGCATCTTTGATATGCTCATTGCTTGCCTGCCGGGTAACTTGTAAAACAAAGTATGCAGtgagtatgggttattgaccaagcgtaaggtcaagatgactggatattggccaagttctttttttgcgtgtttatggaccgagacgaagttcatcttgcccgctcacggagctagtcatataataatagtATGTATTATTTCGCTAGCTATTGCCAACCAACACAATTAAATCACGCACTGATCTTCAGGTTTAATTAAATTGATTTATTTCCAAACGCTCCCTGTCAGCAATGTCACAACAAATTAAAGCAATTTTCTTAATATTTTACATGTTATCACATATCATCagccaataattaacaattactggacgaggttgagcaaaatatcgtgatttgtcagtggcgagcagatcaattatttgccgaagccgaaggctggggcaaataattgatctgcgagacactgacatatcacgatattttgcgataaccgagttcaataattgttttgtcattcgatcaccgagtttgttttcaattttttggggGAAGCGgtaagcgcgcgctgcttgcagagatcaattggtttccttctcagctaaataatttattctgtCGACTTGACTTGACTGTACGTACAGTCAACTGTTAATTACCAAAATGTATGCCTTCAAATGGCTGAAGACTTCCAGAAACAAGTTCACAGTCTTCAAGGATttgaaatccgaaaaaaaagggaaatgtgtTCAcgatttcaattgcgcatgagcagaatattatttgcagcaaaacaattatttgtaggcagttatttgcaggtcacgtggtggactctcggccaatgaaaagaaaggaaaaaatccatcGAATGACAATAATCTTTGCTATAGAGGGAAAGCTGTACGGAGAATTAATAAAATCCTAAATATAACTTTGTTAGAGTTATGATTATGTCAAAATTCTCTGCACGTGTCACCTATAGATTACTCGTCAAGCTCATTAAACAATCTCAATAAAACCATAGAGATTGTGGAAAGGTGGCTTTCTTTTTCCTGGAAAACCAAAATCAGCATTTGATGGTCTTTGAATAAAAACTTGACATAATTAAATCGAAAAAGAAAGGTGAAGACAGAAAACCACCATTCTGAGAAGTGGCTTACCAAATCAAGGTAAATACATAAATTATGCTGTTCACTGTATTATAAAAATTTATAGACACCAGTGCCCAAAAACCCCAAACAAACTGAGCTCATCACCACTTAAAACAGAGACAATTAATCACGTGACATTGTGACACGTTACTTAAAAAATAGAAAGGTGGGATTAAATTCACCTGGATAGATCTCTCAAATGAGCTTTGAATTTATTACAAACACTGAATTTAGtgcaaatcaagaaaaaaattgactcCCACAATAGTAGTAGTAGCCAGTTTTAACCAACAAGTAATGTTCGGGTTAGTTCACACATCAGCTGCTGGCTGTCGCACTGCCCATGAAGGACCCTCAGGAGAAGGCCTACTTGAGACTCCTCCAACCCGTCTGGGTTTCAGCATCTGTCTGGCATGAGGTGTTAGGTTCTGCACATGGAGCTTATCAAGTTTGGATTTTAAACTGGTGAGCCTGCTCCTTTCCCATAGCAGCTTTCTGGTAGTATAGCCCACCAATCTTTTAATATTTTCGCCTGTTATGGGGTCTTCCTGATCCTCGTAATCGGATTCTTCACTGCTCATGTAGTCTATGTAGAGCACATCATCATATGCCTTCCTTTCTTGTAAAGACAATTTAGCCTTGACCAGGTCATACCCAGACAGGCGTCTTTCCAGCTTCTAATGTAAGTAAATCAAAAATGGGCATGTCATTGAAAATGGTGTACTATTGAACCTGTCCATGAtagttgaataaaaaaaaatgccagtaataataaatgaatgatGTCTGAAGGAGTGCCACTGAAGAAGCAAAGAAGTTTGCCTTGTTTAGAGTCCTGGTAATGTTtatttgaatgaataattaacaagtaTTCGCCAAAGGAGAGGTGAATACTGTAGCtgtttttagtataattacataggtgattatttgaaaaatatcccTATTctctaacccattgactcctgggggttccccactgacgtgtaaaatactctggcatcagacagaaaaaaaataagtatGGCTAGTTTAATtaggccagtttaggggtgaaagagttaaaaaatgaatttcttTGTCTGCTacctcaacaaaacagcttgcggccattttcaaaacaaaaacactcaggtgattatcgcgtaataatcaccttaAGTGCAACCAATCACTGCAGAGAATGTTCAATAATCACCTACATTGTATGTAATCATACTAATAACAAAACTATTGAATTCCCTCATGCAGCTTTTGTATGATATGAggaattagtatcacccaactagtggactaatgcaaatcctgcattttgattggctacaatAGTCCtcttaatagtcctcgagtagcgaaaagcgtgacgcttcctttcgttttattcgcaaataaatatttcttcaacttgcattttgctaactttgttattgccctttctgtccgactagttggatgatactaaaacaataggccacttgcactaagaggtcacgtgaccaatgcttcccttaaacagtgagttgtaatcttgctgttgccaaaaattgacagaacacataaaaattatcttacacgcgaaatttgagaggaaacgcatttaagggatatattttatggtactttgatttttcaacaaagtagcatgatttgtcttggccgccatgttggagggcatactcttgccctccaacatggcggccaaaactactttttgcttgtatcttgttaaatgtttgatagttgagttcagatgtgccataaacgttaccaaatcatcttttcaacattttccttgaagttcaagtgcaaaatttgtgtcagaaagcggtaattcataattttaaaaaatcaaattttggtcacgtgaccagctacggactttctcattttaagaaaatggtgcgggtttgaaaaaccaaatcactattattttgtttaagagatgacccactaatagtgtttcgaaggcaaaatcatgtaactttcattttctaaaaacgatgtcacatgacctcttagtgcaagtggcctattagacccttcgccctccagggtcacgggtcaatagcccatttggcttcgcctcatgggctattgacccgtagcccttgcaggctacaggtctaattgttaattagacaGATCTCAGATGGTGATAACCGCCTTGGTCTCATCAAATAACACCATCCTCTATCTGCATATCTGCCTGATCCAAAACTAAAATTATATCTGCCAACAAAACTTACACTTGAAAGACGCCTTGTTCTTCGGCAGACCTCCTTATGCTTTTCATTAGTTCCAGTCTGTATACGTTGGTTCCTTTCCTTAATAGTCTTGAAATAACGAAAGTATTGAGCTGTAGAGATGGAGAGAGGAATGAAATTCATGATTAGTTAACGTCATGCCTTCTTGCTTGAGCTAAAAGGAAGAGCACTTCATGACCCCAGCTGATATCCTAGGATTTTAGTACAACAATAACTTATTAGTTGCCAGCAAATCTTTTCTGCACGGAATAACAGCGACTGAGAAACCTGTCAAGAGCTAAAAAAGTACTCTTAAAATGTTCCTCTGTGGATGTTCAAAAAATGGCACAAATCTTAATTTGATCCAGGGTTCATAACGAAAATTGCAACAATTTTTCAACGACTTTTGAAAGACCAAATTTGACTTTCAGTGACCCACACCAGAACCAAAATGTTATACATGATTTTAAAAGAACAATAACTACATGCATCGGCATGCAGATTAATGAGGGAGAACTGTACCGAAAAGATAAACAGGAAAAATGTGGTGGTAAAAAAGTATGCCTGGTCAACATGATTCCACAAGCTTGAAAGTTACACTACATGTAGGCAGGCTTTCATTTTTGCTAAAAGAAATTATGTAAAATAATGGTCACTGTAAGGTGCTACCAAAATAGGAATGTCCTTGTACTCATTCATGTTTCAGTTTGTAACTCCAAGCTCTGTGGCCCAGACAGTGATGTTTATTGAATCAAATATAGAAAGAAATATACAAGTGGAAATTTTAAAGCAACACAAGCTTCACAAACCTTCCATCTGCAAGTCTGTCCATGGACAGTTTTCTCcaccattttcttttttcaaaatttccagaattttgtgaaaaagagCCTGGTTCCTCTCTGACAGTGGTCTGCAAAAATTATATGCATCAAACTTAATGAACAGACACTAATCAGAAGTATAGAGTGTTTCACTCATGTGATCAGTAACCAtgtttttccactgaaacaaaggaaaacatttgcatgataatagagcacAATTCACAGGAGATTtaagttgggtacaccaacatgaccactgttccattgtttaggtacaccaacatgcATGGcctgctctctctctctctctctctctctctctctcgctctctctctctctttctctctctccttTATCagtgtttttacaacaaaaacatttcaactaaacaaaaaaaaaaaaatgaaccatGAACAGCTTCTCAGGCCAAGATATTTTCATTAGTTGACCAATTCCCAAATATTTCAATCCCATGAACCCTGATCAAGACAATGAAGAACTTTTGATAATTGTTCACAGTGCTAAGGAAATCAAAATAATCTCTACATACTCTTCAGTAACAATGAAGCCTtgtgtcattttcttttctACCATCTTCTTATATACAAACCGAAACCTCTtctgaaagataaaaaaaatcacacctcacaattaaatgaatgaaatgttCCTGCCAATAGGAGATAACTTGATAGTATCACTAGTCATTTAAAGGGGTAGTATCCTGGGACTTTGACCATAAATTTACTAAATCAATTTTCAgtgactttttttcttcttaaattGATTCTGGGTCACTGCAGTGAGAAAATAATCATTtaattttaacagaaaaatgATCCACACCATGTTATTAAGGGGTTAATCTAAGATGCAAGGGAAGAACTTGAAAACGTTGAGTAGGCATTCATTTTAACGTGGCTTTGTGTAACCACAAACACTTGAGAATGGTTTCTGTGAgctaaaatagccgttttgaagaaaGTTTGGCCAATTTTTGTTTGCCATCAGTAGGCAGGTCTCTTTTGCTTTTCAGATTTTTACTAACAatccatgacactgcccctttaaataaGTGCTGAACATTTCCTTATAACGCTCAACCTAATGAAATTTTCTGTGTAGTGGTATGaaccaaacaaaaaataatcacTTGCTACATGTATGATCCACCTTTGTCCAGGTACATGTAACTGCCCATAAATAGCAGGTATACAGGTTGCAAATTAGTTGTCGCTGACCACAAGGCAGGCTACAATTTTCATCTAATACATCTAAGAAGCCTTTAATTTTGTAAGCCCATCTAAGCCTCCTTTCAAGGTTAAGAAGTTTTATCtttgagttagggttagggtttataCTTGGCAATAAGAAGCAGCCCAGTACCCTGCTGATACCATGCTTTtgtaagtttccttttttttttccccctgGTAAATCTTCCAAACAAGGCATGTCTATCCTCAAGCCAGAGTTTAACTCTGGCTTGAGGATAGACATGCcttgtttggaaaaaaattaatggcacTCAGAGCTGGGTGACATGGGCTTTTGAGAATGACTAGCCATGGGAAAGAGTTTCAGCTGGATGAATAGGCACATAGTTAAGGCAACATTACTCTGGGGTAGCCCTGTcaggaaaattattttatt from Montipora foliosa isolate CH-2021 chromosome 7, ASM3666993v2, whole genome shotgun sequence includes the following:
- the LOC138011823 gene encoding uncharacterized protein, with the translated sequence MDPSNPLQERQLVLMETMNRRLESIQEGQKKLEEANASLRNENEMLRNQLERQQQTVHKSRRRKGRSQSNVEVPNDLRKRFRFVYKKMVEKKMTQGFIVTEEPLSERNQALFHKILEILKKENGGENCPWTDLQMEAQYFRYFKTIKERNQRIQTGTNEKHKEVCRRTRRLSSKLERRLSGYDLVKAKLSLQERKAYDDVLYIDYMSSEESDYEDQEDPITGENIKRLVGYTTRKLLWERSRLTSLKSKLDKLHVQNLTPHARQMLKPRRVGGVSSRPSPEGPSWAVRQPAADV